One segment of Marvinbryantia formatexigens DSM 14469 DNA contains the following:
- a CDS encoding helix-turn-helix transcriptional regulator, producing MASKDRYKFESKIHIYRATKRMTQQELADLVGVSRQTIMQLERNRYNPSMLLAYSIAKVFDVTIEDLFDFSEVEK from the coding sequence GTGGCAAGTAAAGACAGATACAAGTTTGAAAGTAAAATCCATATTTACCGGGCTACAAAAAGAATGACACAGCAGGAACTTGCCGATTTAGTTGGGGTATCCCGTCAAACCATTATGCAGCTTGAGCGAAACCGCTATAATCCGTCTATGCTGCTGGCATACAGTATTGCAAAGGTTTTTGATGTGACTATCGAGGATTTATTTGATTTTTCGGAGGTAGAAAAATGA
- a CDS encoding cation:proton antiporter, translating to MEQLFALSVCLLAGLLMSRVVKKLKLPAVTAYLVGGILIGPYCLGRLGIRGLGFVSNENVVEYKIISEVALGFIAFSIGNEFRLSQLKKTGRQATVVAFFEALTATFLVTIVMILLHMVLGDKLSLPAALLLGAIATATAPAATLMVVRQYKAKGSLTDILLPIVALDDAIALAAFAIFSGIAGAINMGHFDLASVLLAPILEIIFSLALGAALGAVLTFCEKFFYSNSKRLSICLTFVLLAVAISMLELNIGGMTVGFSSLLVCMMLGTVFCNMCNFSEELMSKTDQWTAPVFILFFVLSGAELEFSVFTDVAIVGVGIVYVLVRSLGKYIGASAGSKLMKCDDKIVKYLGITLLPQAGVALGMSLAATETMGEQGILVRNITLFAVLIYELVGPMFTKIALTKAGEISVKPEVVKRVNTGRERHER from the coding sequence ATGGAACAATTATTTGCTTTGTCGGTCTGCCTGCTTGCAGGTCTTTTAATGTCGCGTGTTGTGAAGAAGTTAAAGCTTCCGGCTGTTACCGCCTATCTGGTGGGCGGTATTCTGATAGGACCGTACTGCCTGGGACGTCTCGGCATCCGGGGGCTGGGCTTTGTTTCCAATGAAAATGTGGTGGAGTACAAGATTATATCAGAGGTGGCGCTCGGCTTTATTGCGTTTTCCATAGGAAATGAATTCCGGCTTTCCCAGTTGAAGAAAACCGGAAGACAGGCGACGGTGGTTGCCTTTTTTGAGGCGCTGACAGCCACCTTTCTTGTAACGATTGTGATGATTCTGCTTCATATGGTGCTGGGGGATAAGCTTTCGCTTCCGGCGGCGCTTCTGCTGGGCGCGATTGCCACGGCGACAGCGCCTGCCGCGACTCTGATGGTTGTGCGCCAGTATAAGGCAAAGGGAAGTCTGACGGATATTCTTCTGCCGATTGTCGCCCTGGACGATGCTATTGCGCTGGCGGCGTTTGCGATATTCAGCGGGATTGCGGGAGCAATCAATATGGGACATTTTGATCTGGCATCGGTTTTGCTGGCTCCGATTCTGGAAATCATTTTTTCACTTGCACTGGGTGCAGCGCTGGGAGCGGTGCTCACCTTCTGCGAGAAATTTTTCTACTCGAACAGTAAACGTCTTTCTATCTGTCTGACGTTTGTGCTGCTCGCGGTGGCGATTTCCATGCTGGAGCTGAACATAGGCGGAATGACGGTCGGTTTTTCCAGCCTGCTTGTCTGCATGATGCTTGGCACGGTATTCTGCAATATGTGTAATTTCTCGGAAGAGCTGATGAGCAAGACGGACCAGTGGACCGCCCCGGTCTTTATCCTGTTCTTTGTGCTCAGCGGTGCGGAGCTGGAATTCAGCGTGTTCACAGATGTTGCCATTGTCGGCGTGGGCATCGTTTACGTATTGGTGCGTTCGCTTGGAAAATATATCGGCGCTTCTGCTGGGTCGAAGCTGATGAAGTGTGACGATAAGATTGTGAAATATCTTGGAATTACGCTGCTGCCGCAGGCGGGCGTCGCGCTCGGCATGTCGCTTGCAGCGACGGAGACGATGGGTGAGCAGGGGATTCTTGTGCGGAACATCACCCTTTTCGCCGTTCTGATTTATGAGCTGGTCGGACCGATGTTTACCAAGATTGCACTCACAAAGGCGGGCGAAATCTCCGTGAAGCCGGAGGTCGTCAAGCGCGTCAACACCGGCAGAGAGCGTCACGAGCGGTAG
- a CDS encoding NlpC/P60 family protein codes for MNKGMKKHVMKAAACFLAGSMTVGISGMAAMAAGESLVGIGSVSLESVEETEAPQETEAADTIEETDAAEAPAEETAAEETEAAQSLVNTIAVAQTGEDSYINIRTEPSTESDIVGKLYDCNAATILGEEGEWYLIQSGNCQGYVAKYLLTTGEAAAQVVAEVGTPVAQVNAEALMVRADASTDADVIDMVTANEIVYLEEDLGGWAKVSTENGTGYVSADYVSYATYLPQAESVEEEAARIEAENAAWEAYLAEQEAAYLAAVAQQEAEYEAYLAQQQAEWEAQNQAWIEYLESQGQYADDAQAAADQAAADQAYYDQVAADAQAAADEAYWSGDADAAAAAQAAADQAAADAQAAADAAYQAQVEADSAAQQVISDAGLDASQVTTDGTSSLRQQVVDYALQFVGNPYVWGGTSLTNGADCSGFTQSVMADNGVSISRTAGQQSQGGTSVDLSSIQPGDLLFYEGSGDYGIGHVSMYIGNGQVVHASNSTDGIIVSDVNYRTPVAAKSYLD; via the coding sequence ATGAATAAGGGAATGAAAAAACATGTGATGAAAGCGGCAGCCTGTTTCCTGGCGGGAAGCATGACGGTTGGTATATCTGGTATGGCGGCGATGGCGGCCGGGGAATCACTTGTAGGCATCGGTTCTGTTTCCCTGGAAAGTGTAGAAGAGACAGAAGCGCCGCAGGAGACAGAGGCGGCTGATACCATAGAAGAGACAGATGCGGCGGAAGCTCCGGCAGAGGAGACTGCGGCAGAAGAGACAGAAGCAGCGCAGAGTCTGGTAAATACGATTGCGGTTGCTCAGACAGGGGAGGATTCTTACATAAATATCCGCACGGAGCCGAGTACGGAATCCGACATCGTCGGAAAGCTGTATGACTGCAATGCGGCAACGATTCTTGGCGAAGAAGGCGAATGGTATCTGATTCAGTCCGGAAACTGCCAGGGATACGTGGCAAAGTACCTGCTCACTACCGGAGAGGCAGCAGCGCAGGTGGTTGCAGAGGTTGGAACACCGGTTGCGCAGGTAAATGCAGAGGCGCTGATGGTGCGTGCGGATGCATCTACGGATGCGGATGTTATCGATATGGTTACCGCAAATGAGATTGTATATCTGGAAGAAGATCTTGGCGGATGGGCAAAGGTTTCCACGGAGAACGGCACAGGTTACGTAAGTGCAGATTATGTAAGCTATGCGACATACCTGCCGCAGGCGGAATCCGTTGAGGAGGAAGCAGCCAGAATCGAAGCGGAGAATGCAGCATGGGAAGCTTACCTTGCAGAACAGGAAGCGGCTTATCTGGCGGCGGTTGCACAGCAGGAGGCGGAGTACGAGGCTTATCTTGCACAGCAGCAGGCAGAGTGGGAAGCACAGAACCAGGCGTGGATAGAGTATCTGGAGAGCCAGGGACAGTACGCAGATGATGCGCAGGCAGCGGCAGACCAGGCGGCAGCGGACCAGGCATATTACGACCAGGTAGCGGCGGACGCGCAGGCGGCAGCCGACGAAGCATACTGGTCCGGCGATGCAGACGCGGCAGCGGCGGCACAGGCGGCAGCAGACCAGGCGGCAGCCGATGCACAGGCAGCGGCAGACGCAGCGTACCAGGCACAGGTAGAAGCAGATTCAGCAGCGCAGCAGGTAATCAGCGATGCAGGTCTGGATGCTTCACAGGTTACCACAGACGGCACATCCTCTCTGAGACAGCAGGTTGTTGATTACGCGCTCCAGTTTGTTGGAAATCCGTATGTATGGGGCGGCACAAGCCTTACAAACGGTGCTGACTGCTCCGGATTTACACAGTCTGTCATGGCGGATAACGGTGTCAGCATCAGCCGTACCGCGGGACAGCAGTCACAGGGCGGTACTTCCGTAGACCTCAGCAGCATCCAGCCGGGTGACCTGTTATTCTACGAAGGAAGCGGCGACTACGGCATCGGTCATGTATCCATGTACATCGGCAACGGTCAGGTGGTACATGCGAGCAACTCCACAGACGGTATCATCGTATCCGACGTCAACTATCGTACACCGGTAGCGGCAAAGAGCTATTTAGATTAA
- the ftsH gene encoding ATP-dependent zinc metalloprotease FtsH — protein sequence MDNNQNRGQGPNGPGGGPNNGNKPPKNNQTIMIFLIVTVVTLIIIGMFNSLSRSTTTQEITYNKFMEMLENDQIKSVEIQSGQYVITPKVRGVTYYTGAVDDPKLAEKLLDAGVDFNKEIPDMTADIIYSILTFMLPLVFIWVIMAFAMRKMGGSGGVMGIGKNKSRVYAQKETGVTFKDVAGQDEAKESLQEVVDFLENPGKYSKIGAKLPKGALLVGPPGTGKTLLAKAVAGEAHAPFFSLSGSEFVEMFVGVGASRVRELFEEAKKNAPCIIFIDEIDAIGKSRDSHFGGNDEREQTLNQLLAEMDGFDSASGLLILAATNRPEVLDQALLRPGRFDRRIVVDKPDLKGRVDVLKVHAKNVSMDDTVDLEAIALATSGAVGSDLANMINEAAILAVKNGRSAVSQKDLFESVEVVLVGKEKKNKILSQEERRIVSYHEVGHALVSALQKDSEPVQKITIVPRTMGALGYVMNVPEEEKFLNSKAEIQARIVECVGGRAAEEIVFNSVTTGAANDIEQATRLARAMITQYGMSDKFGMVGLESPANQYLDGRNVLNCSDQTAAEIDKEVMRVIKEAYQEALRLLREHREALDKIADFLIEKETITGKEFMDIFHQVEKEAAERKAAGVTPIYETRAIGTSAPDETEAKALETENQQSAADGSVISLAGPVSEDTPETNAQDE from the coding sequence ATGGATAATAACCAGAATCGTGGTCAGGGTCCGAATGGTCCGGGCGGCGGTCCGAATAACGGCAATAAGCCGCCGAAAAATAATCAGACGATTATGATTTTTCTGATTGTGACAGTGGTTACCCTGATTATTATAGGAATGTTCAACTCCCTGTCGAGAAGCACGACGACGCAGGAAATTACCTATAATAAGTTCATGGAAATGCTGGAGAACGACCAGATTAAAAGCGTGGAGATACAGTCGGGACAGTATGTGATTACGCCTAAGGTGCGCGGCGTCACATATTATACCGGAGCTGTCGATGACCCGAAGCTTGCGGAAAAGCTTCTGGATGCGGGAGTGGACTTTAATAAGGAAATTCCCGACATGACAGCCGATATCATTTACAGTATTCTGACGTTTATGCTTCCGCTGGTATTTATCTGGGTGATTATGGCGTTTGCCATGCGCAAGATGGGCGGCAGCGGCGGTGTGATGGGCATCGGAAAGAACAAGTCGCGTGTGTATGCGCAGAAGGAGACCGGCGTTACGTTTAAGGACGTTGCCGGACAGGATGAGGCAAAGGAATCGCTGCAGGAAGTCGTTGATTTCCTGGAGAATCCCGGAAAGTATTCCAAAATCGGCGCCAAGCTGCCGAAGGGCGCGCTGCTTGTGGGCCCGCCGGGTACCGGTAAAACGCTGCTTGCAAAGGCGGTTGCCGGGGAGGCGCATGCGCCGTTCTTTTCGCTTTCCGGTTCGGAATTTGTGGAAATGTTTGTCGGCGTCGGCGCATCGCGTGTGCGCGAGCTGTTTGAGGAGGCAAAGAAAAACGCTCCCTGTATCATTTTCATTGATGAAATCGATGCCATCGGTAAGAGCCGTGACAGTCATTTCGGCGGAAATGATGAGCGCGAGCAGACTTTGAACCAGCTCCTTGCGGAGATGGATGGTTTTGATTCCGCTTCCGGTCTTCTGATTCTGGCGGCGACCAACCGTCCGGAGGTTCTGGACCAGGCGCTTCTGCGTCCGGGACGTTTCGACCGCCGTATTGTTGTCGATAAGCCGGATCTGAAGGGGCGTGTGGACGTGCTGAAGGTTCATGCGAAAAATGTGTCGATGGATGATACCGTGGATCTGGAGGCGATTGCACTTGCTACATCGGGCGCGGTTGGTTCTGACCTGGCAAATATGATTAACGAAGCGGCCATCCTCGCCGTAAAGAATGGCAGAAGTGCCGTCAGCCAGAAGGATTTGTTTGAGTCAGTGGAGGTCGTTCTGGTAGGTAAGGAGAAGAAAAACAAGATTCTCAGCCAGGAGGAGCGCCGCATCGTTTCCTACCACGAGGTGGGACATGCGCTTGTCAGCGCTCTGCAGAAGGATTCTGAGCCGGTACAGAAGATTACGATCGTGCCGCGCACGATGGGTGCGCTTGGTTACGTCATGAATGTGCCGGAGGAGGAAAAATTCTTAAATTCAAAGGCGGAAATCCAGGCGCGCATCGTAGAATGCGTGGGCGGACGCGCGGCGGAAGAAATTGTGTTTAACAGTGTGACGACCGGCGCGGCGAACGATATCGAGCAGGCGACCAGGCTGGCGCGGGCGATGATTACCCAGTACGGTATGTCCGATAAATTCGGAATGGTCGGACTGGAATCACCGGCAAACCAGTATCTGGACGGCAGAAATGTTTTAAACTGCAGCGATCAGACGGCTGCCGAGATAGACAAAGAAGTTATGCGCGTTATCAAAGAGGCTTACCAGGAGGCTCTGCGCCTGCTGCGTGAGCACAGAGAAGCGCTGGATAAGATTGCCGATTTCTTAATCGAGAAGGAGACGATCACCGGAAAAGAATTTATGGATATTTTCCATCAGGTAGAGAAGGAAGCGGCGGAGAGAAAAGCGGCCGGCGTGACGCCGATTTACGAAACGCGGGCAATCGGAACTTCCGCTCCGGATGAGACAGAGGCGAAAGCTTTGGAAACAGAAAACCAGCAGAGCGCGGCGGATGGCAGCGTCATCAGCCTTGCCGGACCGGTTTCGGAGGATACGCCGGAGACGAACGCACAGGACGAATAA
- a CDS encoding carboxymuconolactone decarboxylase family protein, with translation MNREMLEKLTKLFDGADSRLQETDPEWVEITAHFSQCETVSASRLTEKERALCILSALLGCQGMGEFRNMLHAALNEGVDPIAIREVIYQATAYLGIGRTHDFLIAANEIMELHGVKLPLASQGTTDESTRFEAGLAKQVALFGPGMEKVQTDGPALRRNVNRWLADNCFGDYYTRIGLNDQEREMITFCFLLAQGGCENQLRGHAAGNFGVGNDKEKLYSVVEQCMPYIGYPRTLNAMNIIDEVAARMESQK, from the coding sequence ATGAATCGCGAAATGTTAGAAAAACTGACAAAGTTATTTGATGGCGCAGACAGCAGACTGCAGGAGACGGACCCGGAATGGGTGGAGATTACGGCTCATTTTTCCCAATGCGAAACGGTAAGTGCAAGCAGGCTGACAGAAAAAGAAAGGGCATTGTGTATTCTCTCTGCCCTGCTGGGATGTCAGGGCATGGGAGAATTTCGGAATATGCTCCATGCGGCGCTGAATGAAGGGGTTGATCCCATTGCAATCAGGGAAGTCATTTATCAGGCCACAGCCTATCTCGGCATCGGGCGGACGCATGATTTCCTTATTGCCGCAAATGAGATTATGGAGCTTCACGGCGTGAAGCTGCCTTTGGCATCCCAGGGTACAACAGACGAATCCACACGTTTTGAAGCCGGACTTGCAAAACAGGTTGCTCTGTTCGGACCAGGTATGGAAAAGGTACAGACAGACGGTCCGGCGCTGCGCCGGAATGTCAACCGCTGGCTGGCGGATAATTGCTTTGGCGACTATTATACCCGTATCGGTTTAAATGACCAGGAGCGGGAAATGATTACCTTCTGTTTCCTTCTGGCTCAGGGTGGCTGTGAAAACCAGCTCCGGGGACATGCTGCAGGAAACTTCGGCGTGGGCAACGACAAGGAAAAGCTGTACAGCGTAGTGGAACAGTGTATGCCTTATATCGGCTATCCCCGCACCTTAAATGCCATGAATATCATCGATGAAGTGGCTGCCAGGATGGAAAGCCAGAAATAG
- a CDS encoding AAA family ATPase has product MEKNMSDILELYREQGVSEALLKDIAAFREKYPVEAAVSERVMRPEIRFYGKEIFEMAATALLQGENILLSGTKATGKNVLAENLAWAFGRPVYNISFNINTDSASLIGTDTFRNNEVCLRRGPVYDCAVYGGFGIFDEINMAKNDAVSVLHAALDYRRMIDVPGYERIVLHDAARFIGTMNYGYAGTKELNEALVSRFMVIDMPPMKEETLLDILTDIFPDAKREGLLQLAGFFMDLQLKASHNEISTKPLDLRGLIGAIRTIRAGLSPAAALRMGMVNKSFDVFERDMIEDILETRIPEGWESSEVFEGVRKI; this is encoded by the coding sequence ATGGAGAAAAACATGAGTGATATTCTGGAATTATACCGTGAGCAGGGCGTCAGTGAAGCTCTTTTAAAGGACATCGCGGCATTCAGAGAAAAATATCCGGTAGAGGCGGCGGTGAGTGAAAGAGTCATGCGCCCGGAAATCCGCTTTTACGGAAAGGAAATTTTTGAAATGGCGGCGACGGCGCTGCTGCAGGGAGAAAATATTCTGCTGTCGGGCACCAAGGCGACCGGAAAAAACGTGCTGGCGGAAAATCTTGCCTGGGCTTTCGGGCGGCCGGTCTACAATATTTCCTTCAATATTAATACGGACAGCGCATCGCTGATCGGCACGGATACCTTCCGCAACAACGAGGTCTGCCTGCGGCGCGGACCGGTGTACGACTGCGCGGTATACGGGGGCTTCGGCATTTTTGACGAAATAAATATGGCGAAAAACGATGCTGTCTCTGTGCTTCACGCGGCGCTGGATTACCGGAGGATGATTGATGTGCCGGGCTATGAGCGGATTGTGCTGCACGATGCGGCGCGTTTCATCGGCACCATGAACTACGGCTATGCCGGGACAAAGGAGCTTAATGAAGCGCTGGTCTCCCGCTTTATGGTGATTGATATGCCGCCGATGAAGGAGGAGACGCTGCTGGATATTCTGACAGATATTTTTCCGGATGCAAAAAGAGAAGGGCTGCTGCAGCTTGCCGGTTTCTTTATGGATTTGCAGCTGAAGGCGTCACATAATGAAATTTCTACAAAGCCGCTGGATCTGCGCGGTCTGATTGGTGCAATCCGTACTATCCGGGCGGGTCTTTCCCCGGCGGCAGCACTGCGCATGGGCATGGTAAATAAAAGCTTTGACGTGTTTGAGCGCGATATGATTGAGGATATTCTGGAAACGCGTATCCCGGAGGGCTGGGAGAGCAGCGAGGTTTTTGAAGGCGTGCGGAAGATATGA
- a CDS encoding ATP-binding protein — MAEKQNIEWKESWRDEYLKWICGFANAQGGKIYIGTDDNGNVIGIPDSKKLLEDIPNKVRDILGIIVDVNLLTQEDKDYIEICVNPSSYPVNYKGEYHYRSGSTKQLLRGAALTEFLLSKTGYKWDAVPVDGVTVEDLDKESFDIFRREALRSGRMTEEDLNMSNEQLLDSLGLFEQGRLKRAAILLFHRNPEKWVTGAYIKIGYFGEGSDLRYQDEIHGSLFIQADRVIELIYLKYMKAMISYDNVTRIETYPLPKAAVREAVYNAIIHSNYAALVPIQIRIHEDAVYISNDCVFPVGWTVETLMERHRSQPYNPNIANGFFQAGYVETWGRGIEKICEACKKHGVPLPEYKIHLEDIMVKFTPLLSSKVPKEQNDTLSGTLNGTLEEKILLQLSNRLRWRLTVLNEK, encoded by the coding sequence GTGGCAGAAAAACAAAATATAGAATGGAAAGAATCCTGGCGTGATGAGTATTTGAAATGGATCTGTGGTTTTGCAAATGCTCAGGGCGGCAAGATATATATTGGCACTGATGACAATGGAAATGTTATCGGGATACCAGATAGTAAAAAGCTGTTAGAAGATATCCCCAATAAAGTTCGGGATATTCTCGGTATCATTGTGGATGTTAACTTGCTTACACAAGAGGACAAGGATTATATTGAAATCTGTGTTAATCCGAGCAGCTATCCGGTCAATTACAAAGGAGAATATCATTATCGGAGCGGCAGTACAAAGCAACTTCTCAGAGGAGCAGCTTTGACAGAGTTTCTATTGTCTAAAACAGGATATAAATGGGATGCCGTTCCGGTAGATGGAGTTACTGTTGAAGATTTGGATAAAGAAAGTTTTGATATTTTCAGGCGGGAGGCCCTGCGGAGCGGCCGAATGACGGAAGAAGATTTAAATATGAGCAATGAACAGCTTTTGGACAGCCTTGGTCTTTTTGAGCAAGGCAGACTGAAACGTGCGGCAATTCTTTTGTTTCATCGCAATCCGGAAAAATGGGTTACAGGTGCGTATATCAAAATTGGATATTTTGGAGAAGGTTCTGACCTGCGTTATCAAGACGAGATTCATGGCTCATTATTTATACAGGCAGACAGGGTTATAGAATTGATTTACCTGAAGTATATGAAGGCAATGATTTCTTATGACAATGTTACCAGAATTGAAACATATCCGCTTCCGAAAGCGGCTGTCAGGGAGGCGGTATATAATGCGATTATTCATTCTAATTATGCAGCATTAGTTCCGATACAGATTCGGATTCATGAAGATGCTGTGTATATCAGTAATGATTGTGTATTTCCGGTAGGCTGGACAGTGGAAACATTGATGGAACGCCACCGTTCGCAACCTTATAATCCTAATATTGCTAATGGATTTTTCCAGGCAGGATATGTAGAAACATGGGGACGTGGGATAGAGAAGATATGTGAAGCTTGCAAAAAGCATGGTGTTCCTTTGCCGGAATATAAAATTCATTTAGAAGATATTATGGTAAAATTTACACCTTTATTGAGCTCTAAAGTGCCAAAAGAACAAAATGACACTTTAAGTGGCACTTTAAATGGCACTTTGGAAGAAAAGATATTATTGCAACTCAGCAACAGATTGCGCTGGAGATTGACTGTTCTGAACGAAAAGTAA
- a CDS encoding cobaltochelatase CobT-related protein produces MNYDIEEYRVEIENRIRNMMWTVSGDYSLKVKPDVEAFAKNKYLALYDAIKQGAFARYFDADALGMYLLKKRYYGAEEAPLMSIAQLCADAASYPRIAAERPGVRQVREKAFEAMLEHEYHRMNQSFMGRVKISFIRDFLNGKGRDEKRIQDVKDVLYELEQAADTMEIIQRIDWIYNQFIDKSFVRKHGDLAHVLAAELEEIVRDGWQDFLDEDTYESVMEQFLENVNRQVTSLEELQEETEKQRGNGRKIVVLDEKAIARMHSYMELNFGRSYLNEAQQERLTRRLCTGAHADCSLYYTDGILENPVLVNAQYVNAKKQADRNRLLWHNSKSVVKRNIDVMMASLKRALTLQSEADVIRAQFGRVVPNRLWRVGRTESGKLFDREIRQNNAEYVVDVLIDASGSQRDRQSQVALQAYIISRALSNVNIPHRVTGFCTFWDYTVMQRYREYDAPAKDDEKVFSYTTSANNRDGLAIRAAADSLAQREEENKILIILSDGRPNDVIVNRPNSRNPAIYCGEYAVQDTALEVRRLRNAGLYVLGVFAGKEKDLAAEKKIFGKDFAYIRDIRNFSAIVSRYLQKLLEEQV; encoded by the coding sequence ATGAATTATGATATAGAAGAATACCGGGTGGAGATTGAAAACCGCATCAGAAACATGATGTGGACAGTCAGCGGCGATTATTCGCTGAAGGTGAAGCCCGATGTGGAGGCGTTTGCGAAAAATAAATATCTTGCGCTCTACGATGCCATCAAGCAGGGAGCTTTCGCGCGATATTTTGATGCGGACGCGCTCGGCATGTATCTGCTGAAAAAACGCTATTACGGCGCGGAGGAGGCTCCGCTGATGAGCATTGCGCAGCTCTGCGCGGACGCAGCGTCCTATCCGCGAATCGCGGCGGAGCGCCCCGGTGTGCGTCAGGTGCGCGAAAAAGCGTTTGAGGCGATGCTGGAGCATGAGTATCACCGGATGAACCAGTCGTTTATGGGAAGGGTGAAAATATCCTTCATCCGCGATTTTTTAAATGGAAAAGGGCGCGATGAAAAACGCATACAGGATGTAAAGGACGTGCTGTATGAGCTGGAGCAGGCGGCGGATACGATGGAAATTATCCAAAGGATTGACTGGATTTATAACCAGTTTATCGATAAGAGCTTTGTGCGTAAGCACGGCGACCTTGCGCATGTGCTCGCAGCGGAGCTGGAGGAGATTGTCCGGGACGGCTGGCAGGATTTCCTGGATGAGGACACTTATGAATCTGTGATGGAGCAGTTCCTGGAGAATGTCAACCGGCAGGTCACTTCGCTGGAGGAGCTGCAGGAGGAGACGGAAAAGCAGCGCGGGAACGGCAGAAAGATAGTCGTGCTGGATGAAAAAGCGATTGCCCGGATGCACAGCTATATGGAGCTGAATTTTGGACGGTCTTACTTAAACGAAGCGCAGCAGGAGCGCCTGACGCGGCGGCTCTGTACGGGAGCGCACGCGGACTGCAGCCTGTATTATACGGACGGGATTCTGGAAAATCCGGTGCTGGTCAATGCCCAGTATGTGAACGCAAAGAAGCAGGCGGACCGCAACCGGCTGCTCTGGCACAACAGCAAAAGCGTGGTGAAGCGCAATATCGACGTGATGATGGCGAGCCTTAAAAGGGCGCTGACGCTTCAGAGCGAGGCGGACGTGATCCGGGCGCAGTTCGGGCGCGTGGTGCCGAACCGCCTGTGGAGAGTCGGGCGCACGGAGAGCGGAAAGCTGTTTGACCGGGAAATCCGGCAGAACAATGCGGAGTATGTGGTGGACGTGCTGATTGACGCCAGCGGTTCTCAGCGTGACCGGCAGAGCCAGGTGGCGCTCCAGGCGTATATCATCAGCCGTGCGCTCAGCAATGTAAATATTCCGCACCGCGTGACGGGGTTCTGCACCTTCTGGGATTATACGGTGATGCAGCGGTACCGGGAATACGACGCGCCTGCGAAGGATGATGAGAAGGTTTTTTCTTATACCACCTCCGCCAACAACCGCGACGGGCTTGCCATCCGGGCGGCGGCGGATTCGCTGGCGCAGCGGGAGGAAGAGAACAAAATACTGATTATTTTAAGTGACGGCAGACCGAACGATGTAATTGTAAACCGCCCGAACAGCCGCAATCCGGCGATTTACTGCGGAGAGTATGCGGTGCAGGATACGGCTCTGGAGGTGCGCAGGCTGCGGAACGCCGGGCTGTATGTGCTTGGCGTGTTTGCCGGAAAAGAAAAGGACCTTGCCGCGGAAAAGAAGATTTTTGGAAAGGATTTCGCCTATATCCGCGATATCCGGAATTTCTCAGCAATCGTCAGCCGCTATCTGCAGAAACTGCTGGAGGAGCAGGTCTAA